CTAGAGCAGTGAACTAGTGACAGTGCACCAACTAGACTATCTTCAGTGCTCACTCTCTTCTGATAAAAAAGAGCCCGCACAGTTCCATCCTGTAATGTGCCACCGATCTGGGACGATGCCCAGCTGTATGTGAGCACCCTCCTCCCCAAGTGGCCCACAGAAGCACAGGGTTCTCAGAGAATGAGCAAGAGGCACAAAAGCCTTCCAGATAACTGCAGAATAAGAAGTGTAAGATGGCACAACTCTTTGTTAGAGGAACCCCCCCcacatttaaacaaatgcaGGTTTTGACCTGGTAACGTTAAGCCACGGTGCTTAAACTCATGAAATACTGTTGACAAAAGCGCTCTGGGAAAGGGGAGCTATTTGGCATGCTCTGTACTGCCGTGCAGCACAGAGCGCAAAGGCGCTATGTCATACAATAACTGGTCCTGACCACACCTAGTGCATTAGTCCTCATGTGGGCTGCAAACACAACCTCATTACTCCTGGCTCTCAGACGAGCAGATCAGAAGGGGATCAAACTACAGCACAAACCATTTAGGAGCCAGAAATTCAAGGGacagctgcagaacaaaactAGAGAGAAATAGGAACTTTACAAAGTAGAGCCCATCATCTACCTAGGTAAgcagtttatttctttattaacaTCTTTTTAGATAACAAGAAATCATATAAAGCCTATAAATAGAAAACTTCAATGCTTTGAACAACTGGGAAACCATGGCTCgttttaaaatgcaatagtTTCTGTAACGTATACATGTGCCTAAGCTCAGAATTAAATGACTGAACTCTTTAATAAGACCAAAAAGTGAACTCTTTATCACAAGAGCTCTTTATATTCTAAGTAGCAAGATGGGAATTCAGTTTACTTTAGCTGGCTTTAGactgtttagaaaataaataatccttCTAAGTTAGCTTTATCATAAGTCTggtttaaaattccttttatgTGCTTGACCAAGAGTGTAGCTATTTTTGATCAGGCACAGTTATGATCAAAATCAAAAAACCATGTAAATTGGAAAGGTAATAGAATGTTTAGACAGGTCTTCACAGCTTTAACTCTAAGGAACCAACAACTTCTGTGAAATAGTTCAGATTTTATATTAAACTAACAAATGAGCAATCGCTTCTAACACGATGTGCAAGtataactttaaaatacagctaGAAGATGAATTCTAAAGCATCTTATACCGTGTCTCCcatttaaaggttatttttaatgtgagatATAAATATTTGCCTGTGCAAACTTGTATTTAAGCCCCACTTTTCGTCATTCTTAAACAAATGGCTCTGTTTGTGCCAGTATCTCCATTAGATGCAATTATATCATTAAATATTAATGGTGGCTTCCTTGGAGAAATTGACCACTTTGATCAGAACACAGTGTTGGTAATGCACCATCAGCGACTGCTCTGAACGTGAAGCTTCCTGGATGCACAAACACTGACACAGGGGGAAAGATACCAGGAGCCAGCTGGGCTCTGTAAGGGCTTCTGGCCTGTACTGACACAGCCATGTCCActgcctgtgtgtctgtattttaatttgcttaGTTACCAGTCCTAATTTGGAGACTTTGATCAGCTGCTGGACTCCTTTCCAACACTGTGCAGCTCAGCAACCCCGGACAGGACTCTGAGCAAGCACATACAAGTCCAAAGTGATGCTAACAACCTTCTTAGAAGGACAGGTGGCCATTAACCTTCCTGAACACAGCCATTTCTCCCCACAGCAGGGCCACACTGTCGGCTCTGCAGTTTCCTTGCTCGGAAAGACTTATCCTGTCCCTTTGCTTACAGAGCGGGGAgtagcagggcagcagccagccccagagACCCTACCTGCTGCAGCGCCGGGGAGAACCATGCCGGACTCCTTCGCCGTCCACTTTCTCAAGGtgctgaaggagctgctggCCTTCGTGCTGTTCAGTTACACCGTGCTGGTCGGGGCGCTGCTGCTCGCCGGCTGGACCACGTACTTCTTGGTGCTTAAATGAGAGCTCCCCTTCTGCCGCTGCTGCCACAGGCAACTGGCTCCACCATGCAGCTCGTCCTGCGCGTCTGCTGGGCACACAGAATGGCGGTCCCTTCCTCCTGCGCCAACTCTGCAAGCGTTTTGTTTCGTTACTGTCTAATCACaatcttattttcttatgtacgaataaagatttaaaaaaaaaaaatctgcatacCTGCATACATGCACTTTACTAGTCTTTCTGCCTCTTGCAGATTCTTTGTGTCTCCTAGACACTTGCCCCTGTtcccagaaatatttaaaacccTCTCAGCAGTTTTCTCCTGAGATTCTCACCCCACACCCCACTTTGAGAGCATGGCAGTCTGCCGAGCACAGCGGAAGGATGCAACACAATTCAAACATGACCAACATCTCAAATAAACAAGTCCTGCCTTGTTCAGCTCTGCCTTATTAAAGGTGTGAAGGCAGAGATACAGAAATTACTTGTCATTTTTTCAGAAGTCCTGAAAAGAGACATTTCAAACCAGCACGTTTCCCTTTTCCTACAGTTTTATGAGGGAACACCAACACCACATTACCTACAGGGCTATTACCTGGCACTCTCAAGTGTGCAACACTTTTCAACAAATGCTCAAAACACGGAGTTAGCCAAAATATGTGCCTGTGATACAGCACTGCCTCAGTAAAAGTAAACAGCGCTGAGTAAACTGATTCTCACAGAGAACAGACAGGAATTTCTGCTATAGATAAAAAGACTTAATTAACGAGGGCCTTTCATGTGAAACTATACAGGAAACCTTTGCTGGAGAAGCTGGGGATTATCACTAGTGCGGGACTAGCCAAACCCAGAGCAGCATCATATCctcttgaaaaacaaagaattaaacCGGGGTGGGGCGCAGGACCTGTGGGAAGCATGTCAGCACACCCTCAGCCCACTGCCCTGCTGATGCCCTGAGACAGAGCTGAGGGCCACGCTCTGCTGAGCCGGGCTGGCCTGCCGGGTGCCTCCCAGCAGGGCACACTGAGGAGCGGGCCAAGCACGGCCCGAGCTGAGAGCTCCCAACACCACTCCCGCCTCCAAGACCCATCAAGGCGTGTCCCCAGGCACCGCCGACACCTGCAGCCACCGGGGCGGCGGAGCAGCCGACCCTAGGGCGGAGGAGCCGCCACCACCCGCCCGCCACCTCAGGCTGCCGCCGCCCTCACAGCGCCCCTCCCGCCCTCGGCCAACGGCCGCCCGCGCGCCCCGCCGCACGTGCCCACCCCCTGCGCATGCGCCGCGCCGGGAAATCAGCCCCGCCCGCTCCGAACTCCCGCTGTCCCCGGCGCGCTGACGTCACTTCCGGCGCACCGCCCTGTCCCAAGATGGCGGCGGGCAGCCGGTGGCTCCGAAGCTGCTGTTCCTTCCTCAGGTACCGCGGTGGCCCCCGCCGCTCCAGGGCCCGAGGGCGCGGCGGAGCGGGGGCGGTGCAGGCGTTCAGGCAAACACCCGGGTGGCCGTTACCGGGCTGGTGCGGGCCGGGCGCGGCCGACAGGGCTGTAGTCAGGCCCCCGCCTCGGCTCCGGGCCGCTGAGGGCCTTTGCGGCTCCGTGCCCGTGCCTTCTGCCCGCTGTAATCGAGCCAGCCACGGCTGGAGCGGCAGCCTGTGCCACCGAAATGGCCGTAACGTACCTCCTCCGCCTCCAGATGCCACGGTGGGATAGCACGAGCAGTAGGAGTTGTGATACACATACAGCGCTTGCCACTGGTGGTCAGTAGTTTCAAAgtacagaagaaggaaaagtgactcgttattttcagaaaattgctGTACAACACAAAAGTTCTCATGACTGGGTGCTGCTGTTCTTCTGCTCGAGTGTTTCAGTGACAGGCCCTGGGCCCATGGGCACTTACACAACTTTGCATGTAAATAAAactggctgcaggaggcccTAAGTGTCGCTGGGTCACAGCAGGTTATTACTGGTCCTGCTGCTCACCTGCATGTACCACACAGCACTTTTAAGcatgctttttaatttgtttttcattatcaTTAAATATTAACAGTATGATAGTACCAGATACGTTTCCGCTCTCAAAGGATTAATAACCCgctatgtttgttttcttctcttgcacTTAAGTAATagaattttaaacaaacttAATGTTTAATAAgcttatatataataataagTTTAAACTTACTAATTCACTATTACACATCTTTATTACAGAAGCCTGGTAGAGACGAGGTCACCTAGAGCAGCTTCTAGgtgttcttttcctctttcatacCCATTTCCTACCATACACTGGTTATTTCTTGCACTTAACTTTGCTTCTTGCATTTCCAGACAAAGCTTCCCTGTTCTGGCCAGGATTCCTAGGCGCTGCCTCTCAGGCATGAATGGACGATGGCACCAAATGGCAGGCATGGGGCTGGGAGTGGCGTTGTGTGCAGTCCCAGTCGTGGAGGTAATATATCCGAAGTGAGAGACATGTAGCAAACAGTTTAATATTCAAAACCACCTGCTTAGCATTTTACAAACGGGTACTCGCCCTCAGAACTGCATTCCTTCCTGGCGATCACAGGTGTTTAAGTCTGTTGTTAAAGTtgttaaggaaaagaaatgagaaagacaATGTCTACCTTTAATAACACCTTGCAAAAAACAGCTGCCTTGTTTTACACTGGCAAAATAGCAGGGAGAATTAGACTGTCCAACCTTGTAGCTAACCCTGGTGCTCTTAGTTATTTGTTAATAATTACACTCATATGAAAGTCAGTGAAAAGCTCATGCAAACGTCTTgtctttcagaaacagaactcAGTTTCTCTCAGTAATGATGCCTTGATTAAAAGAGCAGTTTCCTTGGTAACAGACAGTACTTCTACACTCCTCTCTCAAACAACGTATGCATTGATTGAAGCATTGACAGAGTATACAAAGGTAAACTGAGAGATTACGCACTTTGCTAGCAAGTCAGTACTGGCAATACTAAATTATCTGGCACTAACTACACCTCTTAAACCATACTTAAAATGGACTTCAGTTTTTtatgaattttaataaaagaggTGTGGGGGGTTGGAGATGTCAGTTCCCTAGGAAACAGTGGGATAGGGCTCACTGTTCTACTGTACCAaacacagaagttatttttagcGGTGTTAGGCTGTTGCTTTGAGCTTGAACTTAAGCTGAAACGACCCATGTCTCAGAATTGGGGCTAAAGAAACTTGTAACCGTTACTGGATACCTGCATACTAAGTAGGATACACCACCTGTATTCTTCGGTATTTTATTTACCTTCTGTGCCCATTTCTAAGGCCATGAACTTGAGTTTCATCAGAAGAATTCAGTGAGCCATATTTAAGTCTGAATCAAGAAGATATTGctgtaattttataaataagtGCCAATTTGAGTAAAGTATTTGCATTCCAGTTTACTTCCTTATTAGTATGGCAAGGATATAAAGAGATGCTGtccacagccctgctgtgggcaggcagcaaACGCTGTCAGTGCCTCCAAAATTGCAGTGAACTGGAGAACAAAGCATCTTTGGAACCATTCAGCAATTTTGCTAATTAACACTGAGACAACATCAGAGATATACAGATTGTCATGTAACTGTGTGAAATGATTCCTTTGCAGGCAGTTTATACACTGGTGTCTCTCTACAAGCAATATGCAAATCTTCTTGGGAAAATGAATTCAGACGAGGTGGATGCAGTCTGGCAGGTGGTAATAGGAGCCAGAGTTGATGTAAGCAATCAAgatgatattattttttttttacaaatttttttttacaaacaattttttaaattacaattcAGACAGCAATCTGTCTCTTAAAACTCTGCTCAGAAAGTTCTCACCTCACTTGCTCACCTTTTCACAAAGGCACTGTTTGGAAAAGCATTCAGATACTGTTACATCTAGTTAAGTAATAACTTTGACTCCTAGATGACGACAAAACAGCAGGAATACCTAAGGCTGGAATCCAGCTGGATGACAGCGTTACGTCTTTCAGAAatggcagcagaagctgcatATCAATCAGGTAAGCACAAGCAGAAATACCAAGAATTTCTTTCCCCTAGAATTTAGGCAGTATTTGTTGAATGAGAATGAAGTAGAGAGAGACAGAATATATATTCGTGTACCAACTTACAACTAGTGCCTGGGTTTTAGAGAAGCTGAGAACTTGCATTCTTTTACTGGCTACAGGTCCAGTAGAAGCGTTCCGAGAACTAGGCCTGGAAACTTCACATGCAGTTTAGATCAAGACCAACCAAAACAGGTTTGAGGGAAGCGTTTAGTCCTTTTTAAATGCAACATTCAAACCCAGTTCTAGGAGCCACAGAAATAAGGCTATCTAGGGGGTCTAGCAGGTCTTTCTAGTTGGATTCACTTTTATTAAAAGAGTGAGACTATTTTCACTTTCATGCAGGAAAGATACTAATTTTGGTCTTTTCTCACAGTATACACACTTTCACAGAAAGTGCAGAGACTTGGTAACTCTGAGTTATGGCAGCTGACTTCAGTAAAGTTAttggaggggagaaggggaggaaagcaATGAGAGTACACAGGGACACTCTCTAAGTGCCTGAAAAAGACACAGAATCAGGAGGAGCATGAGAGGAGAAAGCGTTCACAGTTCAGCAGTGGCACAGCTATTCCTGTGGCTGGTATGTGTCAAGACAGGCCAAGGACTAAAAGTTTCTGGCACACGATGGCTAGGCTTAGTTCTCAAACCCACTGGCACAAGCTGATTGCCCTGATCAGACGCTGGCTGTAACCCAGTTGGGTGGGAAGAATTCAAGGTGGCAAAAAAATGTCCAAGTAGGCATAATGTTTAAGGGAAATGAACTGTAAATGCATTTAGCATTAATACCATCCAAGAGCCATCAAAATACTTAGCAAAGCAGGTGATAATTAATAGACAGTTGCTTCCTTAATTGAGAGTTTGCTGAGTGCTCCTCTAACCCactgtatttaaattattacatttcaGGTGCAGACCAAGCCTCCGTGACAGCCCGCAGCCACATTCAGCTAGTGAAATCGCAGGTGCAAGAAGTGCGACAGCTCTCCCAGAAAGCAGAGACCAAATTAGCTGAAGCTCAAACAGAAGAGCTCATAAAAGCTCAAGGAGAGGAATCTTCATTGCCACAGGGTATTTTAGGAAGTACAGAGGCAGGTGAGGACCCTTATCTTCGGGAGGACTGAAAGGAACTTAAGAGTCACCATAGAATATGTGACAGTCAATCACAAACTGAAGGTCCCAAACTTTTAAGTGTGGGATAGTGGGAAACTGCTGAAATAAGCCTATGATtccattcccccccccccccaacaggATTGCTTTACAAATCAATTCCAAGTATCTGAAAGGCCTTTATCTTGTTTGTAACTTGTTTGTAATACTTATGGATTCAATTACTGAAATGTTCAACTATGCAAATGTGAAAATTGCTATCAAGGATAGCTTGTTCTTCATCGTCTCTCTGCTGGGAGGGTCCTACGGATTGTTTGATAGTTTGTGAGCGCTCTCTGAGAGGCTAACTAGGTATCAGCcgaagaaatatttaaaagtaattatttttaaagctgtgaagTAAATGACGTCTGTTAGGAGATACCTTCATTAAATTGTGCAAAAGCATCTCGTTGCAAGTTATGCTCATTTGGGTAAGACATTAAGcgctgttttctgtttgaactTAGAAGTTTGTAACGGAGCTGAGTGACAGCTGCATCAAATTTGCAATCAAGAGAAGATCTCAGCTGTAAAGCTAAGAACTTTCTGTGGAGTGACCCAGGCTCTTAGTGGAGTTCTGCAGTTCAGTACAGCCACCTCTTTCACCCAAAAGTCACCACTAAATATGCATGTGCTTTCCCCAGGAAGCAAAGGGAGATTTGATTTTCAAGATACTGTGGTTATAAACAAAGTCGTTGTGGCAACTGCTGTGTACTTCTTTATAAAGCAGTGAGCAAAAGCAAGCGTTACATATTTGAATGCTGTTCAACATGagcttcaggaaaataatttcaagtctCTTTTTGCAAGCTTAATGTGAAATTTGTAGTATTAGCTGTATAGACAATATAAACTTAAGCTGAGGTTGCTTTCTAGAGCAGTCTTTGTAGAATCCTTTGTAGAATAGTATCCACTAGAACTTTATCACTGCTGGTTTGAGTCAGATAATCCCCATTCGTCAGGTTTTGTAAGAAAACACGCATTAATCATACATTTTTCACAACAAATGAGCATGTGATGCACTACATGTGTGTCGAGGTTGCTGTTACTAAATTGAGCTGTGCTGGACTAAGAattttttcagctgtagcaTAAGCCTTCCTGTCTATTGAACAAATGCAAATCTGAGCTGCACAGCACTGTACACTTATAGATTAAGTAGAAAAGGAATTAGTAAA
This genomic interval from Falco peregrinus isolate bFalPer1 chromosome 2, bFalPer1.pri, whole genome shotgun sequence contains the following:
- the LOC129783840 gene encoding uncharacterized LOC128125816 homolog, yielding MPDSFAVHFLKVLKELLAFVLFSYTVLVGALLLAGWTTYFLVLK
- the DIABLO gene encoding diablo IAP-binding mitochondrial protein, with product MAAGSRWLRSCCSFLRQSFPVLARIPRRCLSGMNGRWHQMAGMGLGVALCAVPVVEKQNSVSLSNDALIKRAVSLVTDSTSTLLSQTTYALIEALTEYTKAVYTLVSLYKQYANLLGKMNSDEVDAVWQVVIGARVDMTTKQQEYLRLESSWMTALRLSEMAAEAAYQSGADQASVTARSHIQLVKSQVQEVRQLSQKAETKLAEAQTEELIKAQGEESSLPQGILGSTEAGEDPYLRED